A stretch of Glandiceps talaboti chromosome 18, keGlaTala1.1, whole genome shotgun sequence DNA encodes these proteins:
- the LOC144449649 gene encoding adenosine receptor A1-like, producing MATSYSTEFYVNLAVEIPIAIAAIIGNVLVCWAVYRNKHLRCVTNYFIVSLAVADLCVGLFAIPFAMVTSIGLPGHFYSCLLLNSFIIIMTQSSIFSLLAIAVDRFFAINAPIKYRRLLTTKRCIVIIVATWFFAFFIGLIPVMGWNLGPPVAPRCYFVEVIDMKYMVYFNFFICVLTPLVLMILLYIRIFRAVRSQMRKLKETYANQQDAAAKHLSVFTAKEVKTAKSLAVIMVLFAISWLPLHILNTVTLLCKDCTVPYPLLLATIILSHSNSAMNPIFYAFSNKEFRYTFRKLLGPLFRCEVFTDHKTRDVNAVDTDFSVSFAMQDLKSTFPPQTRIHPNSTVTLGPVIQVPPMPQDYEEQIFPPGTPDNLSCGTGSTRLDSAGADSRKDAKMVGLYR from the coding sequence ATGGCGACTAGTTATTCGACAGAATTCTACGTCAATCTGGCAGTGGAGATTCCGATAGCTATCGCTGCCATCATAGGAAATGTTCTGGTGTGTTGGGCGGTTTATCGTAACAAGCATTTACGGTGTGTTACCAACTATTTTATAGTATCACTCGCTGTAGCTGATCTCTGCGTCGGACTTTTCGCTATCCCCTTCGCCATGGTTACAAGTATCGGCCTGCCAGGACACTTTTATTCGTGTTTACTGTTAAACAgttttatcataattatgacCCAAAGTTCTATCTTCAGTCTACTGGCTATAGCCGTCGACCGATTCTTTGCTATCAATGCACCGATTAAATATCGTCGTCTGCTGACGACGAAACGTTGTATCGTCATAATCGTTGCAACTTGGTTTTTCGCTTTCTTCATCGGACTTATTCCAGTCATGGGTTGGAATTTAGGGCCCCCAGTCGCCCCTCGGTGTTACTTCGTGGAAGTGattgatatgaaatatatggtatattttaatttcttcatATGTGTTTTAACTCCGCTTGTTTTAATGATCTTATTATACATTCGCATATTTCGAGCGGTGAGGAGTCAAATGCGTAAATTGAAAGAGACGTACGCAAACCAGCAAGATGCCGCTGCCAAACATTTATCTGTGTTTACAGCCAAAGAAGTGAAAACGGCTAAATCGCTAGCTGTCATTATGGTTCTATTTGCTATATCATGGCTTCCATTGCATATATTGAATACCGTGACTTTACTCTGCAAAGACTGCACTGTGCCTTATCCTCTGTTGCTAGCCACTATCATCCTTTCGCATAGCAATTCAGCCATGAATCCAATATTTTATGCTTTTAGCAACAAAGAATTTCGATATACTTTCCGTAAACTGCTTGGACCTTTATTTAGGTGCGAAGTCTTCACTGATCACAAGACCAGAGACGTTAACGCTGTAGACACTGATTTTAGTGTGAGCTTTGCAATGCAAGATTTGAAGTCGACATTTCCACCCCAGACTCGGATACACCCGAATAGCACTGTAACACTCGGGCCTGTGATACAAGTCCCACCGATGCCACAAGATTACGAAGAACAAATCTTCCCTCCGGGAACACCTGATAACTTATCATGCGGAACCGGTTCTACAAGATTGGACAGCGCAGGTGCGGATTCGAGAAAAGATGCCAAGATGGTTGGGTTATATCGTTGA